Proteins encoded together in one Peribacillus asahii window:
- a CDS encoding asparaginase: protein MKKILMLTTGGTIAAVPGKEGLYPEISAEQIANYLPEQNDRYKVESKTLMNIDSANMQPESWVKIAETIYEHYDMYDGFVITHGTDTMAYTSAALSYMLQNLVKPVVITGSQIPINYKRTDAKKNISDAIRFACEDIGGVFTVFGGVAIIGTRVVKLRTISYDAFESINFPYIARVNNSEVLYQRPISLPKHKKIKFNASVCPDVFLLKLHPGTKPELFDYIKKLYKGVVIESFGTGGIPCQERSLVQKVHELIESGITVVFTTQVLEEGEDLGLYEVGRKVSENMIVRTRDMNTEAIIPKLMWALGQSNDSEKVKKIMTTPIAYDMKLPKSDEK from the coding sequence ATGAAAAAAATACTTATGCTAACTACTGGAGGTACTATTGCAGCTGTGCCAGGGAAAGAAGGGCTATACCCAGAAATTTCCGCTGAGCAAATAGCTAATTATTTGCCTGAACAAAATGATCGATATAAGGTTGAAAGTAAAACTTTAATGAATATTGACAGTGCGAATATGCAACCGGAATCCTGGGTGAAAATAGCAGAAACTATTTATGAGCATTATGATATGTATGATGGATTTGTTATAACTCACGGGACAGATACAATGGCTTATACGTCCGCCGCCCTTTCGTATATGCTACAGAATCTTGTCAAACCTGTTGTGATAACAGGATCTCAAATTCCGATTAATTACAAGAGAACTGATGCTAAGAAAAATATTAGTGATGCCATTCGGTTTGCGTGTGAAGATATAGGCGGTGTCTTTACTGTTTTTGGTGGGGTGGCAATAATCGGAACAAGAGTGGTTAAATTAAGGACGATAAGCTATGATGCCTTTGAAAGCATTAATTTTCCATATATAGCTCGTGTCAATAATTCGGAAGTGTTATATCAGAGGCCGATTTCCTTACCAAAACATAAAAAAATTAAATTTAATGCATCGGTTTGTCCGGATGTCTTTTTATTAAAGCTTCACCCTGGGACTAAACCTGAACTATTTGATTATATAAAAAAACTATATAAAGGAGTCGTTATTGAGAGCTTTGGAACAGGTGGAATCCCCTGTCAAGAAAGAAGCTTAGTTCAAAAAGTACATGAACTTATCGAATCAGGGATAACGGTAGTCTTTACAACGCAAGTACTTGAAGAAGGTGAAGACCTGGGCTTGTACGAAGTTGGTAGGAAAGTGTCAGAGAATATGATTGTTCGTACAAGGGATATGAATACAGAAGCAATTATTCCGAAACTAATGTGGGCTTTAGGTCAGTCAAATGATTCCGAAAAGGTGAAGAAGATTATGACGACACCTATCGCCTATGACATGAAACTGCCGAAATCTGATGAAAAATAG
- a CDS encoding helix-turn-helix domain-containing protein, translated as MKMLKRLTELRKSRKWSMQYIADQLGIAKSTYAGYESGYREPSLETIKNIAELFKTSVDYLLERTDDSYFNAKEEPVEVNYPVDLTDNKQLINIKLAIDKKIITSEELYHFIAFIRAKREIEENGL; from the coding sequence ATGAAAATGTTAAAGCGATTAACTGAACTAAGAAAAAGTAGAAAGTGGTCAATGCAATATATAGCCGATCAACTTGGAATTGCCAAAAGTACTTATGCAGGATATGAATCTGGTTATCGAGAACCTTCGCTGGAAACAATAAAAAATATCGCTGAACTATTTAAAACATCCGTTGACTATTTATTAGAACGAACAGATGATTCATACTTCAATGCGAAAGAAGAACCAGTTGAAGTCAATTATCCTGTTGATTTAACAGATAATAAACAATTAATTAATATTAAACTAGCAATAGACAAAAAAATCATCACTTCTGAAGAGCTATATCATTTTATTGCATTTATACGTGCAAAACGGGAAATTGAGGAAAACGGACTTTAA
- a CDS encoding 2-isopropylmalate synthase, giving the protein MKNINKYSRGYFMPPVQSLKWTEKEYITEAPTWCSVDLRDGNQALVVPMSLEEKLEYFQLLLQVGFKEIEVGFPAASETEFTFLRTLIEENLIPDDVTIQVLTQSREHIIKKTFEALQGANKAVVHLYNSTSVAQREQVFRKPKEEIIDIAVTGAKMLKKYAAETDGNFQFQYSPESFTGTEVEFALEICNKVLDIWQPTVDNKVIINLPATVSMSMPHVYASQIEYMSDNLNYRDNVILSLHPHNDRGTGVADAELGMLAGAQRVEGTLFGNGERTGNVDIVTLALNMFSHGVDPKLNFENIPTIISKYEKLTRMKVHERHPYGGELVFTAFSGSHQDAIAKGMKWREEEERQYWTVPYLLIDPMDIGREYEGDIIRINSQSGKGGIGYILQQTYGIDIPAEMRESFGYSVKNVSDHMHKELMPNEIYDIFMNEYVNINTPVEFIRYKHTENGHYETIVSIRMNNEEHEFSGVGNGRLDAISNALQTKLDIDYTNLVYKQHALEIGSGSNAVSYVGITAKNDTVYWGCGIDTDIMTSSVKALFSAINNMVSSLQLPVGKEFTHSKK; this is encoded by the coding sequence ATGAAAAATATCAATAAATATTCTAGAGGTTACTTTATGCCTCCAGTTCAAAGCTTGAAATGGACAGAAAAGGAGTATATTACAGAAGCTCCTACTTGGTGTAGTGTGGATCTTCGCGATGGAAATCAGGCTTTGGTCGTCCCAATGAGTCTAGAGGAAAAGTTAGAATATTTTCAGTTGCTTTTACAAGTAGGTTTCAAGGAAATCGAAGTAGGTTTTCCAGCTGCTTCGGAAACCGAATTTACATTTTTACGTACATTAATTGAAGAAAATTTGATTCCGGATGATGTGACAATTCAAGTTTTAACACAGTCCAGAGAACATATTATCAAAAAAACATTTGAAGCGTTACAGGGTGCGAATAAAGCAGTGGTGCACTTGTACAATTCCACATCGGTGGCACAACGTGAGCAAGTATTTAGAAAACCTAAGGAAGAAATTATCGATATTGCTGTAACTGGAGCAAAAATGCTTAAGAAATATGCTGCTGAAACCGATGGGAATTTCCAATTTCAGTATTCTCCTGAAAGCTTCACAGGTACAGAAGTAGAATTTGCACTTGAGATTTGCAATAAGGTACTTGATATTTGGCAGCCGACAGTTGATAACAAGGTAATTATTAACCTGCCAGCTACTGTATCCATGTCCATGCCTCACGTTTACGCAAGTCAAATTGAGTATATGAGTGACAATCTAAACTACCGGGATAATGTAATCCTATCACTTCATCCACACAATGACAGAGGAACTGGGGTAGCAGATGCTGAGCTAGGAATGCTTGCCGGAGCGCAAAGAGTCGAAGGAACATTGTTTGGAAACGGGGAAAGAACAGGAAATGTGGACATCGTAACACTTGCATTAAATATGTTTTCACACGGGGTCGATCCAAAGCTGAATTTTGAAAATATCCCTACGATTATATCTAAATATGAAAAATTAACAAGAATGAAGGTTCACGAAAGACATCCATATGGCGGTGAGCTTGTCTTTACTGCATTTTCAGGTTCCCATCAAGATGCCATTGCCAAAGGTATGAAATGGCGCGAGGAAGAAGAACGTCAGTATTGGACTGTACCTTATCTATTAATTGATCCGATGGATATTGGAAGAGAATATGAGGGAGATATCATCCGAATTAACAGTCAATCCGGTAAGGGAGGAATCGGTTATATCCTTCAGCAAACGTATGGGATTGATATACCTGCCGAAATGCGTGAGAGCTTCGGATATAGTGTGAAAAATGTCTCAGATCATATGCACAAGGAACTTATGCCGAACGAAATCTATGACATTTTCATGAATGAATATGTGAATATTAACACTCCTGTCGAATTTATCCGTTATAAGCACACTGAAAATGGTCATTACGAAACGATTGTATCAATCCGGATGAATAACGAAGAACATGAATTTTCGGGTGTGGGAAATGGAAGATTGGATGCTATCAGCAATGCTCTTCAAACCAAACTGGATATCGACTATACCAATTTGGTCTATAAGCAGCATGCGTTAGAAATAGGCTCAGGATCAAACGCTGTATCTTATGTAGGAATCACAGCTAAGAATGATACGGTATATTGGGGATGTGGAATTGACACTGATATTATGACTTCTTCAGTAAAAGCTCTATTTAGTGCCATTAACAACATGGTATCCAGCTTACAACTTCCTGTTGGAAAAGAATTTACCCATTCAAAAAAATAA
- a CDS encoding nitroreductase — protein sequence MKTQEVSEIDSIFQSRKTTRKYKNKPISKETLVKVFDDATRAPSWANSQPWEIYVAAGETLEELRSAYLQSYENGEPGQQEMPVPKEWPDYIQERMNQAYAASFKAMGIERDNQEAREANWKNNFAFFNAPVAVFLCLDASLTDWSILDLGHLGQSLMLAAKAHELDSTPAASSVSNPAHLRRILDIPESQKIVVGIMLGYADEDHPYNQTRSTRVPLEEVIHFRGI from the coding sequence ATGAAAACACAGGAGGTTAGCGAAATAGATTCGATTTTTCAATCGAGAAAAACAACTCGGAAATATAAGAATAAGCCCATAAGCAAAGAGACGCTTGTGAAAGTCTTTGACGATGCGACTCGGGCACCGTCGTGGGCGAATTCACAGCCTTGGGAGATTTATGTAGCTGCAGGAGAAACGCTAGAAGAGTTAAGGTCAGCTTATCTTCAATCTTATGAAAATGGAGAACCGGGCCAGCAGGAGATGCCAGTTCCGAAAGAGTGGCCGGACTATATACAAGAACGCATGAATCAAGCATACGCAGCATCGTTTAAGGCAATGGGTATTGAACGAGATAATCAAGAAGCACGCGAAGCCAATTGGAAGAATAATTTTGCCTTCTTCAACGCGCCTGTTGCGGTCTTTTTATGCTTAGATGCTTCTTTAACGGATTGGTCCATTCTTGACTTAGGGCATTTAGGGCAAAGTTTGATGCTGGCAGCGAAAGCGCATGAACTGGATTCAACGCCGGCTGCAAGCTCCGTGAGCAATCCTGCTCATCTTAGACGAATTCTAGATATACCGGAAAGCCAGAAAATCGTCGTCGGCATCATGCTGGGGTATGCAGATGAAGACCATCCGTATAACCAGACAAGGTCTACCCGTGTCCCGTTAGAAGAGGTCATACATTTTAGAGGCATATAA
- a CDS encoding putative RNA methyltransferase codes for MTNKEKSAELVSKYVHVFNCPLCNSPMEVVDLRSLICLNNHTFDFAKQGYVNLMTRSTNSHYDKKLFEARHKIITESDLYGLLHQRISEVINENIETSNNEIMIFDAGCGEGSHLNMILDKCKNEAMIGLGLDISKEGILMAAKNYRKLIWFVGDLAKSPLVD; via the coding sequence ATGACTAATAAAGAAAAAAGTGCTGAATTAGTTAGTAAATATGTTCATGTATTTAATTGCCCGCTATGTAATAGTCCAATGGAGGTTGTTGATTTAAGAAGCCTCATTTGTTTAAACAACCATACGTTTGATTTTGCGAAACAAGGCTATGTAAACTTGATGACTCGTTCTACAAATAGTCATTACGACAAAAAATTATTTGAAGCAAGACATAAAATCATTACGGAAAGCGATTTATACGGCCTGCTGCATCAGAGGATTTCAGAAGTTATCAATGAAAATATAGAGACTTCAAATAATGAAATCATGATTTTTGATGCTGGATGTGGAGAAGGTTCACATTTAAACATGATCTTAGACAAATGTAAGAATGAAGCGATGATAGGGCTTGGCTTGGATATTTCAAAAGAAGGCATCCTGATGGCTGCGAAAAATTATAGGAAATTAATATGGTTTGTTGGGGATTTAGCTAAATCACCATTAGTGGATTAA
- a CDS encoding erythromycin resistance leader peptide, with translation MTHFMRLRFPTLNK, from the coding sequence ATGACACATTTTATGAGACTACGATTCCCAACTTTGAACAAGTAA